A portion of the Microlunatus phosphovorus NM-1 genome contains these proteins:
- the pdxH gene encoding pyridoxamine 5'-phosphate oxidase, producing MGVPDLAAERVDYLGDHLLESAVPDAPFALFRAWLAEAFAARDRGELAEPTAMVVATCAAGRPRSRTVLLKELSAEGFIFFTNYDSAKGSELAADPLVALHFGWYAMHRQIRIEGAAERVPRAESEAYFATRPRGSQLGAWASAQSSPVASIEELQAEYAAAEARFAGSDVPCPEHWGGFLVRPTMIEFWQGQPSRMHDRLRYQLLAGDQPGRSWDLTRLAP from the coding sequence ATGGGTGTCCCGGATCTGGCTGCCGAGCGCGTTGACTACCTCGGCGATCATCTGTTGGAGTCGGCGGTGCCGGACGCGCCGTTCGCGCTGTTCCGGGCCTGGCTGGCGGAGGCTTTCGCAGCTCGGGACCGGGGCGAGCTCGCCGAGCCGACGGCAATGGTGGTAGCGACCTGCGCGGCCGGCCGACCACGGTCGCGCACCGTGCTGCTCAAAGAGCTCAGCGCCGAGGGCTTCATCTTCTTCACCAACTACGACTCGGCGAAGGGCTCGGAGCTGGCGGCCGACCCGCTGGTCGCGCTGCACTTCGGCTGGTACGCGATGCACCGCCAGATCCGCATCGAAGGGGCGGCCGAGCGGGTGCCGCGGGCCGAGTCGGAGGCCTATTTCGCGACCCGGCCGCGTGGTTCGCAGCTGGGCGCGTGGGCTTCGGCGCAGTCCTCGCCGGTGGCGTCGATCGAGGAGTTGCAGGCCGAGTATGCGGCCGCCGAGGCGCGATTTGCCGGCAGCGACGTGCCCTGCCCTGAACACTGGGGTGGCTTCCTGGTCCGGCCCACCATGATCGAGTTCTGGCAGGGCCAACCCAGTCGGATGCATGATCGCCTGCGTTACCAGCTCCTGG